Proteins from one Bradyrhizobium amphicarpaeae genomic window:
- a CDS encoding threonine/serine dehydratase gives MTEQLLPIGPADIDAAARVIAPYAIRTPLLSFPVLNERVGAKVFLKPEMLQRTGSFKFRGAFNKVASIPQDKRAGGVVAFSSGNHAQGVAAAAKILDMQATIVMPADAPLSKRERTKSYGAEVVLYDRYNDDREAISRGIAEKRGATLVRPYDDPFVIAGQGTAGREIAEDMAALGLSPDIVVAPASGGGLIAGVATAVKARYPLAEIVVAEPESFDDHGISLSAGHREPHGPAGRTICDALMALIPGEMTFAINSKLLARGVTASDKEVGAAVAFAYRELKLVVEPGGAVGLAALLAGRLDVAGKNVVIVLSGGNVDADLFSELVA, from the coding sequence ATGACCGAACAGCTCCTCCCGATCGGCCCCGCCGACATCGACGCCGCTGCGCGCGTGATCGCGCCCTATGCCATTCGTACCCCGCTGTTGTCGTTTCCCGTCCTCAACGAGCGCGTCGGTGCGAAAGTGTTCCTGAAGCCGGAGATGCTCCAGCGCACCGGCTCGTTCAAGTTCCGCGGCGCCTTCAACAAGGTCGCCTCGATCCCGCAGGACAAGCGCGCCGGCGGCGTCGTCGCGTTCTCCTCCGGCAACCACGCCCAGGGCGTGGCGGCCGCGGCCAAGATCCTCGACATGCAGGCAACCATCGTGATGCCGGCGGATGCGCCGCTATCGAAGCGCGAGCGCACCAAATCCTATGGCGCCGAGGTCGTGCTCTACGACCGTTACAACGACGACCGCGAGGCGATCTCGCGCGGCATCGCGGAGAAGCGTGGCGCAACGCTGGTGCGGCCCTATGACGATCCCTTCGTGATCGCAGGCCAGGGCACCGCCGGCCGCGAGATCGCCGAGGACATGGCGGCGCTCGGCCTCAGCCCCGACATCGTGGTGGCCCCGGCCTCGGGCGGCGGCCTGATTGCGGGCGTCGCGACAGCGGTGAAGGCGCGCTATCCGCTGGCCGAGATCGTGGTGGCCGAGCCCGAGTCGTTCGACGATCACGGCATTTCACTATCCGCCGGCCATCGCGAGCCGCACGGGCCCGCGGGCCGCACCATCTGCGATGCGCTGATGGCCCTGATCCCCGGCGAGATGACCTTTGCGATCAACAGCAAGCTGCTCGCGCGCGGCGTCACGGCCTCGGACAAGGAAGTCGGCGCCGCCGTCGCGTTCGCCTATCGCGAGCTGAAGCTCGTGGTGGAGCCGGGCGGCGCAGTGGGCCTCGCCGCGCTGCTGGCGGGCCGGCTTGATGTCGCCGGCAAGAACGTCG